CTGGCCGAGCGGCGGCTGTCGGACCTGTCCGGCGGGCAGGCCCAGCGCGTCCTCATCGCCAGGGCGCTGGCCCAGGAGCCCCGGGTGCTGCTGCTCGACGAGCCGACCTCCGCCCTCGACCTGCGCTACCAGGTGGAGACGCTGCAGATCGTGCGGCAGGTGGCCCGGGAGGAGGGGGTGGCCGCGCTCATCGCGATCCACGACCTCAACCACGCGGCGACGTTCTGCCAGCAGGTGGTGCTGCTCAGCGGCGGGCGTCTCGTGGCCGACGGGCCGGCGACCGAGGCGTACGACGCCGAGCTGCTCGGCCGCGTCTACGGCCTGCCCGTCGAGGTGCTCCACGACGCCGGCCAGACCCAGGTCCGCCCCGTCCTCGGACCCCTCGCATGACCCCGCCCCCCGCCGCCGCCCCCCTCCCCCGCGACAGCCGACTTCCGCACGACAGCCGACTTCCGCGCGACAGCCGACTTGCGCGCGACAGCGGAGTTCCGCATGCCTCGGCACCCGGCGTCGACGACCGGGACGTGACCGACGTCGACGTCGTCGTCGTCGGTGCCGGGCCGCGCGCTGTCTCCCTCGTCGAGCGGCTCACGGCCCGCCGGTCGGCAGACCGGCCGCTACGCGTCGTCGTCGTCGACCGGCAGGAGGTCGGGGCGGGGGCCACCTGGCGGACCGACCAGAGCGCCCACCTGCTCAACAACACCTACAGCGCCCACACGACCATCTACCCGGACGACTCCACCCCGATGTCCGGGCCGGTGACGCCGGGCCCGGACCTCGTGCGGTGGGCGAACGACGTCGTCGCCGGCGTGCCGCGGACGACAGCGCCACCGTCCGCCGGATGGAGCGCGGGTCCACGGCCCGGCTGGGTCGCCGAGGAGGCGGCCGCGGTGCAGCCGTGGTCCTACCCCACCCGCCGGCTCCAGGGCGTGTACTTCCGCGAGCAGCTCGAGGCCGTGCTCGCCCGTGGCGGGGTGGAGCTCATCGCGGTCCGCGGCACGGTCGTCGAGATCGAGACGGCGACGGGGCGGGTGGACGATGACGGCGCGATCGGCGCGCACACAACTCGACTCTCGAGCGAAAGTCGACTGTCGAGCGAAACTCGGCTCTCGCGCGAAACTCCGCTGTCGCGGGAGGGGGACCTGGGGCGGGTGGTGCGGCTGGCGGACGGGCGGCGGTTCCGGGCGGCGGCGGTCGTGCTGGCGCAGGGGATGGTCCAGGCGCGCCGGTCCCCGCAGACCGAGGGACGCGTCGCTGCGGCGGCCCGCCACGGGCTCGTCTACGTCGAGCCGGGCATGCCCGCCGAGCGGGACTGGGACTCCGTGCCGGGCGGTGAGGACGTCGTCGTCGCCGGGCTCGGCGCGAACTTCTTCGACGTCGTCGCGCTCCTCACCGCCGGCCGGGGCGGGCGGTTCGTCGCCGGCAGCTCCCCCCTCGACCTCACCTACCTGCCCTCCGGTCGCGAGCCGCGGCTGCTCGTCGGCTCGCGCCGCGGCCTGCCCTACCGCTCGAAGTCCTGGTACGGCGGCTTCCCGCCGCGGTACGTCCCACGCCTCGCGACGCCGGAGTGGTTCGCCGCCGCCGCGACCGTTCCCGGCCAGGACTTCGCCCGCGACGTGTGGCCCCAGCTCGCCCGCGAGCTCGTCCTCGCGCACCTCACCACGCTCGTGCGCCACCACCCCGCGGCCGTCCCCTCCCTCACCGACGACGACGGCGAGCTCCCGGCGGACCTGCTCGCCCGCGTCGCGGCCACCGACGTCGCGGACCTCGACGATCTCGTGCGTGACGTCGTCACCGACCCGGCCCGGCGGCTCCGGGTCGGCCGCCTCGACCGCCCCGACGTCCGGCTGCCCTCGCCCGAGCAGTGGCAGGCATGGACCGAGCGCTGGGTCGCCGCGGAGCAGGAGTCGATCACCCGCCCGCTCACCAGCCCGCGCGCGGCGGTCAACCGGGCGATGGGCGCGCTGCGCGGCCAGGTCGCCCGGCTCGTGCGCGCCGGGGCCATCCACCCCGCGTCGGTCGCGGCGGACGTGCACGGCTGGTTCGACGCGCTCGGTCTCGCCCTGGCCTCCGGCCCGCCCCCGGAGCGCACGGCGCAGCTGCTCGCGCTCGTGCGGGCCGGCGTCGTCGCGCTGCTCGGCGAGGGGCTGGCCGTCACGGTCGAGGGCGGGCGGTTCGTCGCCCGCTCCCAGGTGGTGGGCCGGGAGCACCGGGTGCGCGCGCTCGTCGAGACCCGGATGTCCAAGGGGCACGTGGACGTCACCGACGACCCGCTGCTGCGCTCGCTGCTCGACTCCGGCCGGGCACGCCTGCACGCGCCCACCGGACCGGACGGCACGCCGGTGAGGACCCGCAGCCTCGATGTCAGTGCCGAGGACTTCCACCTGCTCGACGCCGCGGGCCGGCCCGACCCGCGCGTCGTCGTCATCGGCATCCCCGCGGGCGATGTCCAGCCGGGCTCGGCCATCGGCGCGACGCCGGGGGTCCCCTCACCGCTCATCGCGGGGGCGGACCGGGCCGCGGCGCAGGTGGCGGCCCTGGCGGAGGCGGCACGGGGCGGTGGCGACGGCACCCCGGACGGCGCGCGTCGGCTCGTCGG
Above is a genomic segment from Georgenia wutianyii containing:
- a CDS encoding FAD/NAD(P)-binding protein codes for the protein MTDVDVVVVGAGPRAVSLVERLTARRSADRPLRVVVVDRQEVGAGATWRTDQSAHLLNNTYSAHTTIYPDDSTPMSGPVTPGPDLVRWANDVVAGVPRTTAPPSAGWSAGPRPGWVAEEAAAVQPWSYPTRRLQGVYFREQLEAVLARGGVELIAVRGTVVEIETATGRVDDDGAIGAHTTRLSSESRLSSETRLSRETPLSREGDLGRVVRLADGRRFRAAAVVLAQGMVQARRSPQTEGRVAAAARHGLVYVEPGMPAERDWDSVPGGEDVVVAGLGANFFDVVALLTAGRGGRFVAGSSPLDLTYLPSGREPRLLVGSRRGLPYRSKSWYGGFPPRYVPRLATPEWFAAAATVPGQDFARDVWPQLARELVLAHLTTLVRHHPAAVPSLTDDDGELPADLLARVAATDVADLDDLVRDVVTDPARRLRVGRLDRPDVRLPSPEQWQAWTERWVAAEQESITRPLTSPRAAVNRAMGALRGQVARLVRAGAIHPASVAADVHGWFDALGLALASGPPPERTAQLLALVRAGVVALLGEGLAVTVEGGRFVARSQVVGREHRVRALVETRMSKGHVDVTDDPLLRSLLDSGRARLHAPTGPDGTPVRTRSLDVSAEDFHLLDAAGRPDPRVVVIGIPAGDVQPGSAIGATPGVPSPLIAGADRAAAQVAALAEAARGGGDGTPDGARRLVGEVAAAI